The following are encoded together in the Fibrobacterota bacterium genome:
- a CDS encoding helix-turn-helix domain-containing protein has product MRSPHSRFGPELVAGTSHYAPEAHGPTIRGQGLDNWVLNLTLKGAGRVNSGKDAFQAETGDVLLFPPRVKHDYSHAPSAGGWTHAWIYFNPGGRLTSLVRWPVRGGGVLGFRLADPAARKAVRMAMERCLELYRSPHPNRLAFCANALEEALLWCDTQNPFKSGSGSDERIDQAVAILVRGFTEPHTAASLARACHLSVSRFAHLFRSVTGTSPLRYLENLRVWKAQELLIGTSRPIKEISREVGFSDPLYFSKVFRRHLGSGPRDYRRQSHRP; this is encoded by the coding sequence ATGCGCTCGCCCCATTCCCGCTTCGGGCCGGAACTCGTCGCCGGCACCAGCCACTATGCCCCGGAAGCCCACGGACCTACGATTCGCGGCCAGGGGCTGGATAATTGGGTGCTCAATTTGACCTTGAAAGGGGCCGGCCGGGTGAACTCGGGCAAGGACGCGTTCCAAGCCGAAACCGGCGATGTTCTGCTATTTCCTCCGCGGGTCAAACACGATTACTCGCACGCCCCTTCCGCCGGCGGATGGACCCATGCCTGGATTTACTTCAATCCGGGCGGGCGACTTACTTCCTTGGTCAGATGGCCCGTAAGGGGCGGAGGCGTGCTCGGCTTCCGGTTGGCCGACCCTGCCGCCCGCAAAGCCGTGCGGATGGCCATGGAGCGCTGCCTGGAGTTGTACCGTTCGCCCCATCCCAATCGCCTCGCCTTCTGCGCCAACGCCCTGGAGGAGGCCCTCCTCTGGTGCGATACCCAGAACCCCTTCAAGAGCGGGAGCGGCAGCGATGAACGCATCGATCAGGCGGTCGCCATCCTGGTGCGGGGCTTCACCGAACCGCATACCGCGGCATCCCTGGCGCGGGCCTGCCACCTTTCCGTCTCCCGCTTCGCCCACTTGTTCCGTTCCGTTACGGGGACGTCACCGCTACGTTACCTCGAAAACCTGCGCGTATGGAAGGCGCAGGAGCTGCTCATCGGCACCAGCCGCCCCATCAAGGAAATCAGCCGCGAGGTGGGGTTTTCCGATCCGCTCTATTTCTCCAAGGTGTTCCGCAGGCATTTGGGGTCTGGCCCGCGCGACTACCGCCGGCAATCGCATCGACCCTGA
- a CDS encoding glucose dehydrogenase, whose product MRTSYAFLAGILVLPALLASCYAVRPTRGGGETRSGAQLRAYSAEDIALPAGYRIEAVATGLTYPTAVVFDDTGALYVVESGYAYGETYQASRLLKILGPNLFASVATSPDSNGPWTGAVFVPGESGKGHGSFYIAEGGHKKGGRILRVGGDGSIQPLVENLPSFGDHHTNGPALGPDGMIYFSQGTATNSGVVGEDNAEFGWLKDHPEFHDTPCQDLTLSGVNYRSKDARGGGGEVETGAFSAYGTKTPEGQIIPGQIPCNGAILRIPKVVSHENKGPNDAAVGKLELVAWGFRNPFALGFAPDGRLFAIDNGYDERGSRPIWGAGELVWEVHQGRWYGWPDYSGDKSVDHSEFTPPHGERPRRLLKKPPGPWLATQAAAGGTAPEATPDLPPVPAAVLPVHASADGMDFSTSEGFGYKGQAFVAEFGDMAPQAGKVLEPVGFKIARVDLSRGVAEDFAVNRKGAGPASRLGSHGLERPVSVRFSPDGSSLYLADFGQLTMDDKGSHARQRTGAIWRIWKEGGK is encoded by the coding sequence ATGCGAACCTCCTATGCCTTCCTTGCCGGAATTCTCGTATTGCCCGCATTACTGGCGTCCTGTTACGCGGTGCGTCCGACGCGGGGCGGCGGCGAAACCCGGTCTGGCGCCCAGTTGCGGGCCTACTCCGCCGAAGACATCGCCCTGCCCGCGGGATATCGCATCGAAGCCGTCGCCACGGGTCTCACCTACCCGACCGCGGTCGTTTTCGATGATACCGGGGCGCTGTACGTGGTGGAAAGCGGCTACGCCTATGGCGAAACCTACCAAGCCTCGCGGCTATTGAAGATACTGGGGCCCAATCTCTTCGCTTCGGTGGCGACCTCGCCCGATAGCAATGGACCCTGGACGGGAGCCGTATTCGTTCCCGGGGAATCGGGCAAAGGCCACGGCTCCTTTTACATCGCGGAAGGCGGGCATAAGAAGGGCGGGCGCATCCTGCGCGTGGGCGGCGACGGCAGTATCCAGCCCTTGGTCGAGAATCTGCCCAGCTTCGGAGATCATCATACCAACGGCCCGGCCTTGGGCCCCGACGGGATGATCTATTTCAGCCAGGGGACGGCCACCAATTCCGGGGTGGTGGGCGAGGACAATGCCGAATTCGGTTGGCTGAAGGATCATCCGGAATTCCACGATACGCCCTGCCAGGACCTCACCTTGTCCGGCGTCAATTATCGATCGAAGGATGCGCGCGGAGGCGGCGGAGAGGTGGAGACCGGCGCCTTCAGCGCTTATGGCACTAAAACCCCGGAGGGGCAGATCATTCCCGGACAAATCCCTTGCAATGGCGCCATCCTGCGCATCCCCAAGGTGGTGAGCCATGAGAATAAAGGGCCAAACGATGCCGCCGTCGGGAAGCTGGAACTGGTGGCCTGGGGCTTCCGCAACCCTTTCGCCTTGGGCTTCGCTCCGGATGGGCGCCTGTTCGCCATCGACAACGGCTATGATGAGCGCGGGTCACGGCCCATCTGGGGGGCCGGGGAGCTGGTTTGGGAAGTACACCAAGGAAGATGGTATGGTTGGCCGGACTATTCCGGGGACAAGTCCGTGGACCATTCCGAATTCACGCCGCCACACGGGGAAAGGCCGCGACGGTTGTTGAAGAAGCCGCCGGGCCCGTGGCTCGCCACCCAGGCCGCCGCCGGCGGAACCGCTCCGGAAGCGACTCCCGATTTGCCCCCCGTCCCCGCCGCGGTCCTGCCCGTGCATGCCTCCGCTGACGGGATGGATTTCTCGACCTCGGAAGGCTTCGGCTACAAGGGCCAGGCCTTCGTGGCGGAATTCGGGGACATGGCTCCCCAAGCGGGGAAGGTACTGGAGCCGGTGGGATTCAAGATCGCGCGTGTGGACCTCTCCCGCGGAGTCGCGGAGGACTTCGCAGTCAATCGCAAGGGAGCCGGGCCGGCCTCGCGCTTAGGTTCACATGGGCTGGAGCGTCCGGTGTCGGTACGGTTCTCCCCCGACGGCAGCTCGCTCTACCTTGCCGACTTCGGCCAGCTGACCATGGACGACAAAGGTTCCCATGCGCGCCAGCGGACGGGGGCGATTTGGCGCATCTGGAAAGAAGGCGGGAAATGA
- a CDS encoding cytochrome c produces MAFAPLFLAWLAGCSGRRSEPLRGAVDVSDPKVAHGQQVYMNRCDKCHPGGDAGLGPSLNNKPLPGFMVAFQARHGMGAMPAFTDEELPRAELDAVVAYLKALRRNG; encoded by the coding sequence ATGGCGTTCGCGCCCTTGTTCTTGGCTTGGCTGGCGGGATGCTCGGGCCGACGCAGCGAGCCGCTCCGCGGGGCCGTGGACGTTTCCGATCCCAAGGTAGCGCACGGCCAGCAGGTATACATGAACCGCTGCGATAAATGCCATCCGGGCGGCGATGCGGGCCTGGGGCCGTCCCTGAACAACAAGCCCCTACCCGGTTTCATGGTGGCTTTCCAGGCGCGCCATGGCATGGGCGCCATGCCCGCTTTCACCGACGAGGAATTGCCGCGCGCCGAGTTGGACGCGGTCGTCGCTTACCTTAAGGCCCTACGCCGGAACGGGTGA
- the crcB gene encoding fluoride efflux transporter CrcB has translation MHWLWIAIGGGLGSVLRFWLQGRVQGAFPGLFPAGTLAVNLIGSAVIGFLGGCFGPASPAAGPANLRLFLMVGILGGFTTFSSFSLENLYLFRSGEGRLAAMYLLASNVLGVALAFGGFALAKAVTRSGVGP, from the coding sequence ATGCATTGGCTTTGGATCGCCATCGGCGGGGGATTGGGCTCGGTCTTGCGGTTTTGGCTGCAAGGACGCGTCCAAGGGGCGTTTCCCGGCCTCTTCCCGGCGGGAACCTTGGCGGTGAACCTGATCGGCTCGGCCGTGATCGGATTCCTGGGAGGTTGCTTCGGCCCCGCTTCGCCCGCGGCCGGCCCGGCCAACTTGAGGTTATTCCTGATGGTCGGCATCCTGGGCGGATTCACGACCTTCTCGTCCTTCAGCCTCGAGAACCTCTATCTCTTCCGGTCCGGCGAAGGAAGGCTGGCCGCCATGTATCTCCTGGCCAGCAATGTCTTGGGAGTCGCCCTCGCCTTCGGGGGATTCGCCTTGGCCAAGGCCGTCACCCGTTCCGGCGTAGGGCCTTAA